The following DNA comes from Chrysiogenes arsenatis DSM 11915.
CCTCAATCGCATTCGTGCCTTTATGCCGCTCTACCAAGCATGGTACGACACCGCCTTTCGTCTAGCCTATGCCAGCAATGATCACGCAAAAACCATTACCCTTGCGTTAGAAGCGACTGAAGCCAATATGCTGAGCGACCAAGCCCTGTTAATGTCCATCAATAGCGCCTTAAATGTGCAAGACATGGCGCGCTATCAACAGTTTTTCGCTCTGGGATACGAACGAAAAATCCCGCAGATCGTTCAGCTCGTCGAAAAGGCCGCTGAAAACGCCGTGCAACAACAAGCCGATACGCCACAATAACGTCGAAACAACTCACCCGACCAACGCGCCGTGCCGTGAACGACAGGGCGCGTTGGACAGTTCCCTTTCGCTTCTGTCAGAAAAATTTCCCTTGCATCACGCTTTTTTTTTGACTATATATCTGCTGGCACTCACAGCAAGCGAGTGACAACGAAAATTCCGAATCACGGAAACCACATACACGCAGGAGGTCATGATGAAAGTACGTCCACTTCAGGATCGCATTATTGTTCAACGGATCGAGGCTCTACAAAAGACTGAAAGCGGCATCTACATCCCCGATACCGCCAAAGAAAAGCCACAAGAAGGCAAAGTCATCTCAGTTGGCCCCGGCAAACTCAACGAAAACGGCTCAAAAATAGCCCCTGATGTAAAAGCTGGCGACCGCGTTCTGTTCAGCAAATATGCCGGTACCGAAGTAAAAATCGACGGTGAAGAGTTGTTGATCATGCGCGAAGACGACATTCTTGGTGTCCTTGAAAACTAAGCCTTCATTGTTTCGTTCTCAAAAAAACATTTTTTTAAAGAGGTATATTCATGGCTAAGCAGATTATCTTCGGCGAAGACGCCCGTAAAAAAATCCTTTCTGGTGTTGATCAACTCGCAAATACGGTAAAAGTAACCCTCGGCCCAAAAGGTCGCAACGTTGTTATCGACAAAAAATTCGGTTCACCACTGGTAACCAAGGATGGCGTAACGGTCGCTAAAGAAATCGAACTTGAAGACGCTTTCGAAAACATGGGCGCCCAACTCGTCAAAGAAGTTTCTTCAAAAACTTCTGACCTCGCTGGCGACGGTACAACGACTGCCACGATCCTCGCCCAAGCTATTTACCGCGAAGGGATCAAAAACGTTATCGGCGGCGCCAACCCAATGGAACTCAAAAAAGGGATCGAAATGGCCGTTGAAGCGGTTGTAAAGAACCTAAAGCAAATCAGCTGCCCCGTGAGCGGTCGCAAAGAAATCGCTCAAGTTGGCTCTATTTCTGCCAATAACGACGAAACCATCGGCGACATCCTGGCCGAAGCCATGGAAAAAGTCGGCAAAGACGGCGTTATCACCGTTGAAGAAGCCAAATCAATGGAAACCTCACTCGAAACCGTTGAAGGGATGCAGTTCGACCGTGGCTACCTTTCACCATACTTCGTAACCGATTCTGAAAAGATGGTTGCCCAACTCAGCGACGCCTATATTCTTCTCTTTGAAAAGAAAGTTTCCAACATGCGCGAACTGCTTCCCGTTCTGGAGCAAATCGCAAAAACTGGTAAGCCGCTCGTCATTATCGCCGAAGATGTTGACGGCGAAGCCCTTGCTACCTTGGTAGTCAACAAACTGCGTGGCGTGCTGAACGTTTGTGCCGTGAAAGCTCCTGGCTTTGGCGACCGTCGCAAAGAAATGTTGAAAGACATTGCCGTACTTACCGGTGGCGAAGTGATCTCCGACGAACTCGGCCACAAGCTTGAAGACGTTACTCTGCAAATGCTTGGTCGCGCGAAAAGCATCAAAATTGACAAAGAGAACACTACTATTGTTGACGGCGCAGGCCAAACAGATGCCATCACTGGCCGTATTAGCACCCTCAAAAAACAAATCGAAGAAACCACTTCTGATTATGATCGTGAAAAGCTCCAAGAGCGTTTGGCCAAACTTTCTGGCGGCGTAGCGGTTATCAAAGTTGGCGCTGCCACTGAAACCGAAATGAAAGAAAAGAAAGCTCGCGTAGAAGATGCGCTAAACGCAACTCGCGCAGCGGTTGAAGAAGGGATCGTTCCTGGTGGCGGCGTCGCCTTGCTTCGCTCTATCAAGTTCGCCTTTGAAGCGGCTGACAAACTCGAAGGCGATGAGAAAGTCGGCGCGAAGCTGATTGCCAAAGCTATCGAAGAGCCAATCCGTCAAATCTGTGCTAACGCCGGACTTGAAGGCTCTATCATCATCAATAAAATCCAAGAAAACAGCAACATCAACTT
Coding sequences within:
- the groES gene encoding co-chaperone GroES, yielding MMKVRPLQDRIIVQRIEALQKTESGIYIPDTAKEKPQEGKVISVGPGKLNENGSKIAPDVKAGDRVLFSKYAGTEVKIDGEELLIMREDDILGVLEN
- the groL gene encoding chaperonin GroEL (60 kDa chaperone family; promotes refolding of misfolded polypeptides especially under stressful conditions; forms two stacked rings of heptamers to form a barrel-shaped 14mer; ends can be capped by GroES; misfolded proteins enter the barrel where they are refolded when GroES binds) yields the protein MAKQIIFGEDARKKILSGVDQLANTVKVTLGPKGRNVVIDKKFGSPLVTKDGVTVAKEIELEDAFENMGAQLVKEVSSKTSDLAGDGTTTATILAQAIYREGIKNVIGGANPMELKKGIEMAVEAVVKNLKQISCPVSGRKEIAQVGSISANNDETIGDILAEAMEKVGKDGVITVEEAKSMETSLETVEGMQFDRGYLSPYFVTDSEKMVAQLSDAYILLFEKKVSNMRELLPVLEQIAKTGKPLVIIAEDVDGEALATLVVNKLRGVLNVCAVKAPGFGDRRKEMLKDIAVLTGGEVISDELGHKLEDVTLQMLGRAKSIKIDKENTTIVDGAGQTDAITGRISTLKKQIEETTSDYDREKLQERLAKLSGGVAVIKVGAATETEMKEKKARVEDALNATRAAVEEGIVPGGGVALLRSIKFAFEAADKLEGDEKVGAKLIAKAIEEPIRQICANAGLEGSIIINKIQENSNINFGFDARKEIFVDMVEAGIIDPTKVTRTAIQNAASIAAMMLTTEACIADKPEPKSGSGMPDMGGMGGMGGMGGMM